The Austwickia sp. genome includes a region encoding these proteins:
- the rarD gene encoding EamA family transporter RarD, whose amino-acid sequence MPPSSGRPERDHARGVAYGLAAYLIWGSFPLYIRALAPSGAVEILAERIVWSLACCLVLLVATRGLPGLWAQLRRPRTLGGLALAGALISVNWVTYLIAVTSGRITEAALGYFLNPLVSVALGLIVLRERLRPLQAVAVGVGVVAAAVLAIDAHAVPVIPLALAFSFGTYGLVKNKLGTTLTAVQSLTAETAVLAPFAAAAIGLLAAQGESTFGGYGGAHALLLASTGLMTAVPLLFFAAAARRVTLVTVGLMQFIAPVLQLLCALAVGERLSTGRWVGFAVVWLALLLLVADLVRWGVSTRARARPR is encoded by the coding sequence GTGCCGCCGTCGAGTGGGCGGCCAGAGCGCGACCACGCCCGGGGCGTGGCCTACGGTCTGGCCGCCTACCTCATCTGGGGCTCGTTCCCGCTCTACATACGCGCCCTCGCGCCCTCGGGGGCCGTCGAGATCCTGGCTGAGCGCATCGTCTGGTCGCTCGCGTGCTGCCTGGTGTTGCTGGTGGCCACCCGCGGGCTGCCCGGGCTGTGGGCGCAGCTGCGCCGGCCGCGCACGCTCGGCGGGTTGGCGCTGGCCGGGGCGCTGATCTCGGTCAACTGGGTGACCTATCTGATCGCGGTCACCTCGGGGCGGATCACGGAGGCCGCCCTGGGCTACTTCCTGAATCCGCTGGTCAGCGTCGCGCTCGGGCTCATCGTCCTGCGCGAGCGGTTGCGGCCGCTGCAGGCCGTCGCCGTCGGCGTCGGCGTCGTGGCGGCGGCGGTGCTCGCGATCGACGCCCACGCCGTGCCGGTCATCCCGCTGGCCTTGGCGTTCTCGTTCGGCACCTACGGGCTGGTCAAGAACAAGCTCGGGACCACGCTCACCGCCGTGCAGAGCCTGACGGCCGAGACGGCCGTCCTCGCCCCCTTCGCGGCGGCGGCCATCGGCCTGCTCGCCGCGCAGGGGGAGTCCACCTTCGGTGGGTACGGCGGGGCGCACGCACTCCTGCTCGCCTCGACGGGGCTGATGACCGCGGTCCCCCTGCTGTTCTTCGCGGCCGCCGCCCGGCGCGTCACCCTCGTGACGGTCGGGCTGATGCAGTTCATCGCGCCCGTCTTGCAGCTGCTGTGCGCCCTCGCCGTCGGCGAACGACTCTCGACCGGCCGCTGGGTGGGATTCGCCGTCGTGTGGCTGGCCCTGCTGCTGCTGGTGGCGGATCTGGTCCGGTGGGGCGTCAGTACACGGGCTCGGGCTCGGCCACGGTGA
- a CDS encoding 2-oxoacid:ferredoxin oxidoreductase subunit beta, with protein sequence MSTVDLPMPGLTGLHGVPQVPEGESLTRKDFTSDQEVRWCPGCGDYAILATFQGVMPELGIRRENVVVVSGIGCSSRFPYYVDAYGMHSIHGRAPAIATGLATAREDLSVWVVTGDGDALSIGGNHLIHALRRNVNLKILMFNNRIYGLTKGQYSPTSPMGIITKSSPQGSLDAPFNPVALALGSQATFVARTMASDRDHLSRTLRAAAAHRGAAFVEIYQNCPIFNDGAFDVLRDAQSAEARLLRMEEGQPLRTADRVVIAGPQGLELVPTDEAPEDHILVHDPRNPDPSRAFTLAWMDPGDMSHVPVGIFRDVPRPAYDDQVRGQVNEAMAAAGHLTDEDVNNLFAGRDPWVVEEEDDD encoded by the coding sequence ATGAGCACCGTCGACCTGCCGATGCCGGGCCTCACGGGCCTGCACGGCGTTCCCCAGGTTCCGGAGGGCGAGAGCCTGACCCGCAAGGACTTCACCTCGGACCAGGAGGTCCGCTGGTGCCCCGGGTGCGGCGACTACGCGATCCTCGCCACGTTCCAGGGCGTCATGCCGGAGCTCGGCATCCGCCGCGAGAACGTCGTCGTGGTCTCCGGGATCGGCTGCAGCTCGCGCTTTCCCTACTACGTGGACGCCTACGGGATGCACTCGATCCACGGGCGTGCCCCGGCGATCGCCACCGGCCTCGCCACCGCGCGCGAGGACCTGTCCGTCTGGGTCGTGACCGGTGACGGCGACGCCCTGTCCATCGGCGGCAACCACCTCATCCACGCGCTGCGCCGCAACGTGAACCTCAAGATCCTGATGTTCAACAACCGGATCTACGGGCTCACCAAGGGCCAGTACTCCCCCACCTCCCCCATGGGGATCATCACCAAGTCCTCCCCCCAGGGTTCCCTCGACGCGCCGTTCAACCCGGTGGCGCTGGCGCTCGGGTCGCAGGCCACGTTCGTGGCGCGCACCATGGCCTCGGACCGCGACCACCTGTCTCGCACGCTGCGCGCCGCTGCGGCCCACCGCGGGGCGGCGTTCGTCGAGATCTATCAGAACTGCCCGATCTTCAACGACGGCGCCTTCGACGTGCTGCGGGACGCCCAGTCCGCGGAGGCGCGCCTGCTGCGCATGGAGGAGGGCCAGCCGCTGCGCACGGCCGACCGCGTCGTCATCGCCGGCCCGCAGGGGCTCGAACTGGTCCCGACCGACGAGGCCCCCGAGGACCACATCCTCGTGCACGACCCGCGCAACCCCGACCCGAGCCGCGCCTTCACCCTGGCATGGATGGACCCGGGCGACATGTCGCACGTGCCTGTCGGGATCTTCCGCGACGTGCCCCGCCCGGCGTACGACGACCAGGTCCGCGGCCAGGTCAACGAGGCCATGGCGGCGGCCGGACACCTCACCGACGAGGACGTCAACAACCTCTTCGCCGGCCGGGACCCCTGGGTCGTGGAGGAGGAGGACGACGACTGA
- a CDS encoding TetR/AcrR family transcriptional regulator, with protein sequence MSRVPADQRREQLIEATIDLAIREGLAAASVRRIADEANVSLGVVHYCFSSKEALLNAVAESFIKPIIGAVNQALDGHTGGFEEKAYEAFKAFWEHTQTQPGRQLLSYELAAWSIRGDGESARLLYKTYIDAIEVMITEYLGIRGSEGLPTRTLARMVLAVCDGVMLSWLVDHDDEATFDVLQGFISVLIAVVEQARGAGFVTVAEPEPVY encoded by the coding sequence ATGTCGCGCGTTCCGGCCGATCAGCGTCGTGAGCAACTCATCGAGGCAACGATCGATTTGGCGATTCGCGAGGGACTCGCGGCTGCATCGGTGCGCCGGATCGCCGACGAGGCGAACGTCTCGCTCGGCGTGGTCCACTACTGCTTCAGCAGCAAGGAAGCCCTGCTGAACGCCGTCGCCGAGTCCTTCATCAAGCCGATCATCGGCGCGGTGAACCAGGCCCTCGACGGCCACACCGGCGGCTTCGAGGAGAAGGCCTACGAGGCGTTCAAGGCGTTCTGGGAGCACACCCAGACCCAGCCGGGACGCCAGCTGCTGTCCTACGAGCTGGCCGCGTGGTCCATCCGCGGCGACGGCGAGTCGGCCCGGCTGCTCTACAAGACCTACATCGACGCCATCGAGGTCATGATCACCGAATACCTCGGCATCCGCGGCTCGGAGGGCCTGCCCACCCGCACGCTCGCCCGCATGGTGCTCGCGGTGTGCGACGGCGTGATGCTGAGCTGGCTCGTCGACCACGACGACGAGGCCACATTCGACGTCCTGCAGGGCTTCATCAGCGTGCTGATCGCGGTGGTCGAACAGGCGCGCGGCGCCGGCTTCGTCACCGTGGCCGAGCCCGAGCCCGTGTACTGA